The Arthrobacter sp. PM3 genome contains the following window.
TCCTGGTCATCCCAGGCATACAGCGTCACGGAGCCGTCATAGGCATCCACCGTGGCCTTGACCGAGTTGCGGATGTAGTTGACCGAACTGTTCGGCAGGGCGACCGTCCGGTTCGCGGCGGTCTGCGAGTCGGCCGTGGCGGCGGACAGCTGCTCCTGCTGGGAGTACGGGAAGTACGGGCTCGTGGTGTAACCGTCCACGATCCACTTCACCCGCCCGTCGACGACGGCGGGGTAGGCATTGCCGTCGACCGTCAGGTACGGGGCAACCTTCTCGACGCGGTCCCGCGGGTTGCGGTCGTACAGGATCTGCGACTCGGCGTTCACGCCGTCGGAGAGCAGCATGTCCGAGGACTGGAACTTGATCGAGTAAAGGATCTTGTTGAAGAAGCTGCCGACGTTCGGGCCGCCGTTGCCGGTGAAGGTGTACTGCGTTTCGCCGTCGCCTTCCTTGGCCGCGGGCCGGTCCTGCTCGCGGTGCGGTGCGCCGGCCGGCGCACCGACGATCGAGTAGTCCGGTGAGTTCTCGCCGAAGTAGATGCGCGGCTGGTAGGTCGAATCGTTGCCGAGCGCGCCGGTGGACGGGATGCCCGCCTGCAGGAAGTCCGGCTTGCCGTCCACGGTGAACGTGTTGCCCTTGGCCGCGACGACGCCGTAGCCGTGCGTGTAAACGACGTGCCGGTTCAGCCAGGATTGCTGGTTCGTGGCCAGACCGTCAGGGTTGAGTTCACGGACGGCGATGACCGTGTCCTGGGTCTTGCCGTCGATCTGGTAACGGTCCACATTCAGTGCCTTGGGGAACTGGTAGTAGGGCCGGTACTGCTCAAGCTGGGAGAACGCATCCGAGATCAGGTTCGGATCCAGCAGGCGGATGTTTGCGGTGGTCTGCTGGTCGGGGGCCAGGGCGCCGGTGGTGGCGTTGGTGGTGGCGTTGTACCGGGTTTCCTGGACCTTATCCAGGCCGTAGGCGGCACGGGTCATGGCGATGTTGCGCTGGATGTACTGGTTCTCCAACGTCTGCTCCGACGGGCGGACCTGGAACTGCTGGATGACCCACGGGTAGACGCCGCCGGCGAGGATGGCCGTGATCACCAGCATGGCCGTGCCGATCACCGGAAGGCGCCACTTGCCGATGATGGCGGCGACGACGAAAAGGACGGCCACGATGACTGCGGCCACGGCCAGGATGGCCTTGGTGGGAATGACGGCGTTCACGTCCGTGTAGAGCGCACCGGCCCAGCGGCCGTTGTTGTTCTGTACGGTGGCGTACCTGTCCAGCCAGAAGTTGATGCCCAGCAGCACGAGGAACGCGGCGCCCGTGACCGCGAGGTGGATCTGCGCGGCGCGGCTGGTGAAGATCCCGCGTTCCATGATCCGGATGCTGCCGTAGAGGTAGTGGGTGAGGATGCCCGCCAGGCCCGCCACCACCGTGACACTGATGAGGAACCCGGTGACGAAGCCGAGGAAAGGCAGCGTCATGAGGTAGAAACTGATGTCCAGGCCGAACTGCGGATCATTCTGTCCGAACGGCTCCTGGTTCAGGAACAGCAGGACCTTCTGCCACTGGCTGGCGGCGGCGCTGCCGGCGAACAGGCCAAACAGGATGGGGACACCCACCATCACGACCCGCCGGATGGGCTCGAGCTGGACCTGGTACCGGTTCAGGTTGTCCCGGACCTCCGAATCAGGGGCGTACACCGGCCGGGCGTGGTAGGCGATCCTGATGGCAAAGAACACGGCGGCAAACATGATCGCGAAACCGACCAGGAAGATCACGATCCTGGCCACGTTCTCGGTCATGAACACTTCGAAGAAGCCCAACTGCTGGTACCAGAGGACATCCGTCCAGACGTTGGCGAAGAAGATGAATCCGACCACGATCAGGGCCACGATGATCAGCGTCGGCGTCAGGGCGCCGCGTCGTGTCTGGGGTCTTCCGGGCGGGACAGTGCTGGCGGGACGGGACAAACTCGGTACCTCATAGCTGGTCGTCTACTGCTGGTTTTCAGTTATTGGTCGCTACCGTGTCTCAGTCCTTCGACTAAGGTCGCGGCATTGCAGGGTTGATGCATTCTAACGGCCGGTCCTGCCGTTCCGTCAGGGCCCTCCAACAGGTCCCGGCGGGGCGGCGTCGGCCGTCATTAGTGCCACGAGTGAGGCTGGCGCTTAGTTCCGCGGTCAGTCTAGTTGCTGGTGCACACCGGCAGACCGGATGTGTCGCCGCCTGACGCGGCCAGTTCAACCGCTTTGCGGGCGTCGGTGAGGTTCTCCACCTTGACGACCTGCAAGCCGTCGGGAATGTGGCCCACGACGTCGTCGCAGTTGGCCGCCGGTGCCAGGAACAACGTGGCACCACCGGACCGTGCTCCCAGCATTTTCTGGGCGATTCCGCCAATCGGGCCCACGGCGCCGTCCGGGGCGATGGTCCCGGTCCCGGCAATGTGCTTTCCCCCGGTCAGGTCCCCGGGGGTGACGGTGTCGATGATGCCGAGCGCAAACATCATGCCGGCGCTGGGTCCGCCCACCTTGTCCAGGGAGATTTTGACGTCAAACGGGAAGGTGAACTTGTACTGGAGCAGGACGCCGAGGATGTAGCGGCCGGAACTGTTCTTGGCCGGGGTGATCGTGACGGGCACCTGGCTGCCGCTACGGTCCACGATGACCTTGACCGGCTTGCCGTTGCCGGCTGCCAACTCCGCCTGGACCACGCCGAGGCCGGTGATGGGCTTGCCATTGATGGACACCAGAACGTCGCCGGTCTGCAGCAGGCCCTTCGAGGCGGAGCCGTCCGGCAGGCCGGCGACCTCCATCTTCTGCCCGAACGGGATATTCAGCTCCTTCAGAGCGGACGCAACGGCGTTCTCCTGGGAGGTGGTCATCGCGGTCGCGCTCTCCTGCTGGGACTGTTCCTTCGTCACTCCCGTCGGGAACAGCAGTTCCTCGGGGTAGACGGCTTTGGCCCCGTTGAGCCACGCGGCAAACGCCTCGAACACGCTGACGGGGCCGTTGGGACCGCCGTCGACATAGACAGTGGTCAGATCAAGGTTGCCCTTGGCCGGGAAGGTCTCGTGGCCGGTGACGCTGATGACCGGTTTGCCGTTGTCCTCGCCGATGGTGTTGAAGATAGGACCCGGCGATTCGACCACGTACGGCACCGGGAGGCTCACGGCAGTGATGCCAAGGGCCGCGGCAAGAAGCCCGGAGACGAGCATCGCTGAGGACCGGCGCTTCCGCCTGCCACGGACCGGGGCGGACGCCGGGTCGCTGGCGGGCTGCTCACCTTGGGTGACTGTCATTGAACGACCTCTCCGTGCAAACATTCCAGCTTCCAAGACTACGCGCTTGGCCGCCCCCGCCCGCTCTTTGCCGACAGCGAACGGGGCCTAGTTTCGGCAGACAGCCCCTCTCGCCGAGGGGTACCGTGAAGTTGAGAAGCAGCCACACCGACGATCGGCGGGATCATGACCTCCAACCCACTCAATCCGTCCAATGGCGACGAGGAACCCAAGGACCCGCTGGCAGAAATGCTCAAGAACCTGATGGGCGGCCAGGGCATGGGCAACATCGACCCCGCCGAACTCGCCAAGGCCGCCGGCCTCCCGGACGACCCCAACCTCCTGGCCCAGATGTTCTCCCAGGTGCAGGCCATGATGAGCGCCCCCTCGGAGGGGCCCGTCAATTGGAAGCTGGCGCACGAGAACGCCCGGCGGGTGGCTGCCAGCAGTTCTGACCCCTCGGTCACCGCACACCAGTCGCGGGAGGTCGATGAGGCCCTGCGGCTCGCAGAACTCTGGCTCGACCAGGTCACCGCCCTTCCGGCCACCGGTCTGATCGGCCGGGCCTGGTCCCGCGCCGAATGGGTTGAGGAGACCCTCGGAACATGGAAGCGGCTGACCGAGCCGGTGGCCAACAGCATCGCCAACGCGCTCTCCGCCGCCATGACCGAACAGATGCCCGAGGAAATGAAGTCCATGATGGGCGGCGCCTCCTCCATGATCCAGAACATGGGCGGGGCGATATTCGGCATGCAGCTCGGCCAGGCAATCGGCGCGCTCTCGGCCGAAGTGGTCAGCTCGACGGACATCGGCGTGCCCCTGGCCGACCTGGAAATGGCGCTCCTGCCGGCCAACGTGGCGAAGTTCGGCGAAGGTCTCAGCCTGCCGGAGAACGATATCCGCCTGTTCCTCGCGGTGCGGGAGGCCGCCCACGCGCGTCTCTTCGTCCAGGTCCCCTGGCTGCGCGGGCATCTCCTCAGCGCCATCGAGGCGTACGCGCGGGGCATCCACATCGACACGTCCAAGATCGAAGAACTTGCGCGGGACATCGATCCCAGCAACCCGGAAGGCATCCAGGAAGCGCTCTCGCAGGGCGTCTTCATGCCGCAGCGCACGCCCGCCCAGGAGCAGGCCCTCGAGAAGCTGGAAACGGCCCTCGCCTTGGTCGAAGGCTGGGTGGACGAACTCACCTGGGGCGCCACCGAGAAGCTGCTGCCCTCCGCCGCGGCATTGCGTGAGACCGTCCGGCGGCGCCGCGCCACCGGCGGGCCCGCGGAGCATGCGTTCTCATCGCTGGTGGGCCTGGAGCTGCGGCCCCGCCGGCTCCGCGAGGCCGCCACGTTGTGGGCGTCGCTGAAGGAAGAACGCGGCATCGAGGGCCGCGATGACGTCTGGAAGCACCCCGACCTGCTGCCCACCGCCGAGGACCTCGACGATCCCCAAGGCTTCAGCGGACGCCGGGCACTTGCCGAAGCCAGTGACAGCGAGGTGGACGACGCCCTGCAGAAACTGCTGAGCGGAGGCTTCGACGAACCAGCCGACGGCGATGCGGCTGCCGCCGGAACCGGCGACAACGACAGCGACAACGACAGCGACAACGACCGCAACGACGACGACAGCAGGGACGACAGCGAGGGCGGGGCGCCGGACGAGGGTGGCGGCCCCAAGGCCTGACGTACGGGCCCGGGCGCTACCCGAACACTAGGAGGCCCCGGCCGGGATTTCGGTTCCGTCCGGGGCCTCGTCGTACCCGCCGCCGGGTGCCAGGCCGCGGGAGGTCGCGAACGAGACACCCTCGAGGAATGCCTTGGCGCGTTCCGTCTCCGGGTACGCCGTCAGCAGCCGCCAGAACGCGGCGTCGTGGCCGGCCACCAGCAGATGGGCCAGCTCGTGGAGCAGCACATAGTCGATCACCCACTGCGGCATGGGCTGAAGTTTCGCCGAGAGCCGGATGGTCCCTTCGGACGGAGTGGCCGAGCCCCATCGCGAGTTCTGGTTCGTGACCCAGCGGACCGAGGACGGCACCGCCCGGCCGCCCAGGTACTTGGCTGAGAGTTCGGCGGCGCGGGCGGCGAGCTCGGCATCATTGCGCGGCCGGCGCCGGCCGGTGCCGCCCGCGCCGCGGGTCCCTTGGAGCCGCAGTTTTTCGAGCATGCGGTGTACCCACTCCTGCTCCTGGGCACGGCTGAAGGAGGCGGGAATGGCGACGACGGCGGTGCCGTCCTCCCAGAACGCGGCGACTGTCCGGCGCCGGCGGGCGGACCGGCGCACCACCACCGGGGCGCCGTCGGCGGTGGTCAGCGGTGTGGTTCCGCCGGGCATCAGCGTTCCGTGCTTTCCGCCAGGACCGTCAGGACGGCCTCGCCGTATTTTTCCAGTTTGGAGGGCCCCACGCCGGCGAGTTTCGCCAGTTGTTCGAGCGAGCCGGGGCGGGCCTCGGCGATGGCGGTCAGGGTGGCGTCGGTGAACACGACGAACGCCGGCACCTCGGCCTCCAGGGCGACGTCCTTCCGCCACTGCCGCAGGGCCTCGAACGTCTGCTCCTCGTAGCTGGGCGGACACTGGTTGCAGCGCCCCACCTTGCGTTCGGCCCCGCTGGAGAGCATGCTCCCGCAAACCCTGCACGACGCCGGGACGGCAGCCTTCCGGCGCGGCGCAGCCCCCTTGCCACGGAGCTGGGAGCTGGCCACGGAGTCGGGCCGCAGGCCGTCCAGGAACCGGGAGGGCTTGCGGTTGGCACGGCCGCCCGGCGTCCGGGCGGTAGACCAGGACAGGGATAGATATTCGCGGGCGCGGGTGATGCCCACGTACAGGAGCCGGCGTTCCTCGTCCACGGCTCCCGGGGTGTCGGCGAAGGAAATCGGCATGAGCCCCTCGCTGAGCCCGACAAGGAACACAGCGTCCCACTCCAGTCCCTTGGCGGCGTGCAGTGACGCCAGCGTGACGCCCTGGACGGTGGGCGCATGCTGGGCGAGGGAACGTTCCTGGAGTTCGTTGACGAAGTCGGCCAAACTGAAACGGTCCCCCCGGCTGATGACCAGTTCGTCGGCCAGCGCCACGAGCGCCGCGAGTGATTCCCAGCGTTCCCGGAGCGCGCCGCCGCTGTGCGGGGCGGCGTCGGTGTAGCCGAGGGAGGCGACGATGTCCCGGACGAGCTGCCCGAGCGGCTCGGGCGCGGCGGTTTCGGCCACTGCCCGGGTGGCGGCCCGCAGCTGGAGGATGGCGTCCCGCACTTCCTTGCGGGCGAAGAAGCGCTCACCGCCGCGCAGCTGGTAGCCGATCCCGGCCGACGCCAGCGCCTGTTCGTAGGCTTCGGACTGTCCGTTGGTGCGGAAGAGCACCGCCACCTCGCTGGCCGGTGTGCCGGCGTCGAGCAGTTCACGGATCCGGGCGGCGACCGTGGCCGCCTCGGCCTCGTCGTCGGAGCACTCGGTGAACTGCGGCACCGGGCCCGCCGGCCGCTGCGCCACGAGCTGCAGCGGAGTGGCCCAGGCGGCGTCCGCCGCGGGGCCGCCGCTGCGCCGGCCCGCCAGGAGGTCGTTGGCGAGCTTGACCACCTGCGGCGTGGACCGGTAGTCCCTGATCAGCTTCACCACGTGGGCCCCGGGGTACATGGCCTTGAAGCCGAGAAGATGCTTCGGCGAGGCGCCCGTGAAGGAGTAGATGGTCTGGCTGGCGTCGCCGACGACGCAGAGGTCGTCCCGGCCGCCAAGCCACAGCTCCAGGAGCCGCTGCTGCAGCGGCGAGACGTCCTGGTACTCGTCAACCACGAAGTGCCGGTACTGTTCGCGGACCGTTGCCGCCACTTTGGGGTCCTCCTGCAGGATGCCGACTGTGATCAGCAGGACGTCCTCGAAGTCGATGACATTGCGGTCGGTTTTGACGTCCTCGTAGGACTGGAACACCCGTGCCACGGCTGTCA
Protein-coding sequences here:
- a CDS encoding UPF0182 family protein: MSRPASTVPPGRPQTRRGALTPTLIIVALIVVGFIFFANVWTDVLWYQQLGFFEVFMTENVARIVIFLVGFAIMFAAVFFAIRIAYHARPVYAPDSEVRDNLNRYQVQLEPIRRVVMVGVPILFGLFAGSAAASQWQKVLLFLNQEPFGQNDPQFGLDISFYLMTLPFLGFVTGFLISVTVVAGLAGILTHYLYGSIRIMERGIFTSRAAQIHLAVTGAAFLVLLGINFWLDRYATVQNNNGRWAGALYTDVNAVIPTKAILAVAAVIVAVLFVVAAIIGKWRLPVIGTAMLVITAILAGGVYPWVIQQFQVRPSEQTLENQYIQRNIAMTRAAYGLDKVQETRYNATTNATTGALAPDQQTTANIRLLDPNLISDAFSQLEQYRPYYQFPKALNVDRYQIDGKTQDTVIAVRELNPDGLATNQQSWLNRHVVYTHGYGVVAAKGNTFTVDGKPDFLQAGIPSTGALGNDSTYQPRIYFGENSPDYSIVGAPAGAPHREQDRPAAKEGDGETQYTFTGNGGPNVGSFFNKILYSIKFQSSDMLLSDGVNAESQILYDRNPRDRVEKVAPYLTVDGNAYPAVVDGRVKWIVDGYTTSPYFPYSQQEQLSAATADSQTAANRTVALPNSSVNYIRNSVKATVDAYDGSVTLYAWDDQDPVLKAWQKVFPTSLKPYSEMSGALMSHVRYPEDLFKVQRELLGRYHVTNPDSFYTNIDAWSVPNDPTVQDEVKQPPYYMSLKMPDQDKPAFQLTSSFIPQVVNGNARNVLYGYLAADSDAGNQKGVKAESYGQLRLLQIPPETQVPGPGQAQNKFNSDPTVSQALNLLRQGASAVLNGNLLTLPVGGGMVYVQPVYLRSTGETSYPTLQRVLVAFGDKIGFAPTLNEALNQLFGGNSGAAAGDSGNKGQTPATPGGQAPAPGTTDAKAQLKAALDEANAAIKAGQDALAKGDFATYGEQQKKLAAALQKALEAEAKLEVASAPAPAATAAPTASPSPSATAGS
- a CDS encoding PDZ domain-containing protein codes for the protein MTVTQGEQPASDPASAPVRGRRKRRSSAMLVSGLLAAALGITAVSLPVPYVVESPGPIFNTIGEDNGKPVISVTGHETFPAKGNLDLTTVYVDGGPNGPVSVFEAFAAWLNGAKAVYPEELLFPTGVTKEQSQQESATAMTTSQENAVASALKELNIPFGQKMEVAGLPDGSASKGLLQTGDVLVSINGKPITGLGVVQAELAAGNGKPVKVIVDRSGSQVPVTITPAKNSSGRYILGVLLQYKFTFPFDVKISLDKVGGPSAGMMFALGIIDTVTPGDLTGGKHIAGTGTIAPDGAVGPIGGIAQKMLGARSGGATLFLAPAANCDDVVGHIPDGLQVVKVENLTDARKAVELAASGGDTSGLPVCTSN
- a CDS encoding zinc-dependent metalloprotease, whose translation is MTSNPLNPSNGDEEPKDPLAEMLKNLMGGQGMGNIDPAELAKAAGLPDDPNLLAQMFSQVQAMMSAPSEGPVNWKLAHENARRVAASSSDPSVTAHQSREVDEALRLAELWLDQVTALPATGLIGRAWSRAEWVEETLGTWKRLTEPVANSIANALSAAMTEQMPEEMKSMMGGASSMIQNMGGAIFGMQLGQAIGALSAEVVSSTDIGVPLADLEMALLPANVAKFGEGLSLPENDIRLFLAVREAAHARLFVQVPWLRGHLLSAIEAYARGIHIDTSKIEELARDIDPSNPEGIQEALSQGVFMPQRTPAQEQALEKLETALALVEGWVDELTWGATEKLLPSAAALRETVRRRRATGGPAEHAFSSLVGLELRPRRLREAATLWASLKEERGIEGRDDVWKHPDLLPTAEDLDDPQGFSGRRALAEASDSEVDDALQKLLSGGFDEPADGDAAAAGTGDNDSDNDSDNDRNDDDSRDDSEGGAPDEGGGPKA
- a CDS encoding M48 family metallopeptidase, with translation MPGGTTPLTTADGAPVVVRRSARRRRTVAAFWEDGTAVVAIPASFSRAQEQEWVHRMLEKLRLQGTRGAGGTGRRRPRNDAELAARAAELSAKYLGGRAVPSSVRWVTNQNSRWGSATPSEGTIRLSAKLQPMPQWVIDYVLLHELAHLLVAGHDAAFWRLLTAYPETERAKAFLEGVSFATSRGLAPGGGYDEAPDGTEIPAGAS
- a CDS encoding ATP-dependent DNA helicase UvrD2, which encodes MPAPGDAGTTGPAPDTRSLEERILGGLDAEQREVASTLQGPMCVLAGAGTGKTRAITHRIAYGVHSGVYSPQRLLAVTFTARAAAEMRSRLRDLGAGNVQARTFHAAALRQLQFFWPQAIGGALPNLLDHKAQMIAEAARRLRLSTDRAAIRDLASEIEWAKVSMLTPANYLENAQGRGTPGGLDLTAVARVFQSYEDVKTDRNVIDFEDVLLITVGILQEDPKVAATVREQYRHFVVDEYQDVSPLQQRLLELWLGGRDDLCVVGDASQTIYSFTGASPKHLLGFKAMYPGAHVVKLIRDYRSTPQVVKLANDLLAGRRSGGPAADAAWATPLQLVAQRPAGPVPQFTECSDDEAEAATVAARIRELLDAGTPASEVAVLFRTNGQSEAYEQALASAGIGYQLRGGERFFARKEVRDAILQLRAATRAVAETAAPEPLGQLVRDIVASLGYTDAAPHSGGALRERWESLAALVALADELVISRGDRFSLADFVNELQERSLAQHAPTVQGVTLASLHAAKGLEWDAVFLVGLSEGLMPISFADTPGAVDEERRLLYVGITRAREYLSLSWSTARTPGGRANRKPSRFLDGLRPDSVASSQLRGKGAAPRRKAAVPASCRVCGSMLSSGAERKVGRCNQCPPSYEEQTFEALRQWRKDVALEAEVPAFVVFTDATLTAIAEARPGSLEQLAKLAGVGPSKLEKYGEAVLTVLAESTER